In the genome of Drosophila yakuba strain Tai18E2 chromosome 3R, Prin_Dyak_Tai18E2_2.1, whole genome shotgun sequence, one region contains:
- the LOC6538522 gene encoding zinc finger protein Xfin isoform X2, which translates to MIFINILVENHELSELTPAKMLPSDICRTCAAQNNQLLPLSTRLDRDASKSYYAVLQELTQIDVESSDDNLPQHLCTECWTRMEGAYAFVQQARRVNGELLARLRECLDEMPIDIPAEQNIKTEVDLDDGGNKPGVEVDATETEALELKWQPESDSDQEFGAAPESDEDQVEKKSYHLRRSSRKVKQPVESENEECKPSEEPSPVKRRRGRPPGPAKSQAMTTDGRHACEVCGKTFSWYRDMQRHARIHFENASYVCDICGKGFLRKDKYIFHLRCHKKREAKWKALQLGKEWRFAERLYSSGRLKRVECKLCGSIFQRMEELRTHLRSHADVETLTNLRRDSDVVREHFPGLPCDLDNIRQQICSEIAEGHLEKYACVVNFHGYELGLSDSDEESDSKESKYHCLVCNMSFNRKHRLMRHTLEDHSQSATTLPWQRCSSCKVGFLCLTIYNKHLNTHCHSQIRRYRCRKCSGRFMWPENLQRHACSHHEEKTIASQIMCSLCETSLASLSQLRLHLLTHQHDLNGINPAYNSMFFRSFYPDGLKCTISDLAARIAEDFEVQDFDRYYNASTESGQELDLFESESELSDVETSKPTHICLLCGEVTSSLTILMQHQISAHSDGVTELPCHCEYCGSGFVSKALLQQHRRHRCEKKHSRFHCRVCNIRFIWESNYEKHQLTHHNKTKDGEEEPTKLKCDQCEKVFIWHKDLNRHKRLHQPQSAAQFDCPHCHRRFHRKDGLKSHLKVHAGNSDYVNNQPVVPDAYQEMTLARLGRPHGCKLIQCMICLSRHSKISDLRSHMSSHQYELSFTEDRDIPSASRAFYPDLENTLERDELAGRIMADVQKEFNLDRFISITNEAGLELNLDSSETDTEAEQEEDQSSPNYPCNLCTVVVKRKHQLYAHQLEEHKWEEALLVCSNCQARFVNESLLDHHSRTLCHNPQKLFQCRKCPLRYRWRDNLKLHMEVFHQLDELSIQNDSPKADGDLQCGKCQRSFRMQKDLTRHTLMHGQESNIFRCRWCARRFYRKANLLQHIARHGIIVNQLPYAEAILDSYVNPGGRKKVECRVCNVSFPTIAALRLHLETMPAGSHHDYSSLQNYSITNQMGFEMDLDDSETDDDEARTHTKPPGAPASYTCNMCQLRCLRKFELYQHQQAMHRMEKISDGCNSCLFKSVCPEIISHHKRTQCENREKQFKCARCGYKFMWESNLLQHMELQHEKHGDLELDESKEASGDEPKAEGQVFQCGLCTRKYNRKDRLSAHLKKFHGPDCKPNPAKTSNRPISPKEPKRFLCAFCGKAVSSSSNLIIHMRRHTGEKPFKCEYCTMAFPRSSDLQCHRRTHTGERPHVCTVCQKGFARSYKLQQHMRIHSGERPYKCTYCEKSFTQSNDLTLHIRRHTGERPYQCGVCGERFIQGTALKNHRMQQSHYEEGQESGQEPTRRTVLEQFTL; encoded by the exons A tgattttcataaatattctGGTCGAAAATCATGAGCTAAGTGAGCTCACCCCGGCAAAAATGCTTCCGTCGGATATTTGCCGCACCTGTGCGGCGCAGAACAACCAATTGCTGCCCTTGTCCACTCGCCTGGACAGAGACGCCTCCAAAAGCTACTATGCGGTGCTCCAGGAACTGACGCAAATCGAT GTGGAGAGCTCCGATGACAACCTGCCGCAACATCTATGCACCGAGTGCTGGACGCGAATGGAAGGTGCCTACGCCTTTGTGCAGCAGGCCAGGAGAGTCAATGGAGAGCTGCTGGCGCGGCTAAGGGAATGTCTGGATGAAATGCCCATTGATATTCCCGCGGAGCAGAACATTAAAACGGAAGTGGACCTCGATGATGGCGGCAACAAGCCCGGAGTGGAGGTGGACGCCACCGAAACGGAGGCTTTGGAGCTGAAGTGGCAACCGGAGAGTGACAGCGATCAGGAATTTGGTGCTGCGCCGGAAAGTGATGA AGATCAAGTGGAAAAGAAGTCCTATCATCTGCGTCGAAGCTCCCGAAAAGTAAAGCAGCCAGTGGAAAGCGAAAATGAGGA ATGTAAGCCATCTGAAGAACCATCGCCCGTTAAGCGCCGTCGAGGACGTCCACCTGGTCCAGCGAAAAGCCAAGCGATGACCACTGATGGCCGCCACGCATGTGAAGTGTGCGGAAAGACATTCTCCTGGTACCGCGACATGCAGCGCCACGCCAGGATCCACTTCGAGAACGCTTCCTACGTGTGCGATATCTGTGGCAAGGGATTTCTGCGCAAGGACAAGTACATATTCCATCTACGATGCCACAAGAAGCGGGAAGCCAAATGGAAAGCTCTCCAGCTCGGAAAAGAGTGGCGTTTTGCTGAGCGTCTCTACAGCTCAGGGAGGTTGAAAAGAGTGGAGTGTAAGCTGTGCGGGTCGATTTTCCAACGAATGGAGGAGCTTAGAACTCACCTAAGGAGTCATGCAGATGTGGAGACCTTAACCAACTTGAGAAGGGATAGTGACGTGGTAAGGGAGCATTTTCCTGGCTTGCCTTGTGACTTGGACAATATTAGGCAACAGATCTGCAGTGAAATAGCAGAAGGTCATTTGGAGAAGTATGCATGTGTTGTGAATTTCCACGGATACGAGCTGGGACTCAGTGATTCCGATGAGGAAAGCGACAGCAAAGAGTCTAAATACCATTGCTTGGTGTGCAATATGTCTTTCAATCGCAAACATCGTCTGATGAGACACACCCTGGAGGACCACTCCCAATCTGCGACAACGCTTCCCTGGCAGCGCTGCAGTTCCTGCAAAGTTGGTTTCCTATGCCTAACGATCTACAACAAACATTTGAACACGCATTGCCACAGCCAAATACGTAGATATCGGTGTCGTAAATGTTCCGGGAGGTTTATGTGGCCGGAAAACCTTCAAAGACACGCGTGCTCCCACCACGAGGAGAAAACGATTGCCAGCCAAATAATGTGCTCCTTGTGCGAAACCTCGCTAGCTAGCTTATCGCAACTTCGCCTTCACCTACTCACACACCAACATGATTTGAATGGCATTAATCCGGCGTACAATTCCATGTTCTTTCGGTCGTTTTATCCTGACGGTTTGAAGTGCACTATCTCGGATCTGGCTGCGCGTATAGCTGAGGATTTCGAGGTTCAGGACTTTGATCGCTATTATAACGCCAGCACCGAAAGTGGACAGGAGCTCGATCTTTTTGAATCCGAGTCAGAGTTGAGCGACGTGGAGACTTCAAAACCAACGCACATCTGTCTTTTATGTGGAGAAGTTACGAGTTCACTGACGATCCTGATGCAGCACCAAATAAGCGCACATTCCGATGGGGTGACTGAGCTTCCTTGTCACTGCGAGTACTGTGGATCTGGCTTCGTAAGCAAAGCCCTTCTACAACAACACCGTAGGCACCGCTGCGAAAAGAAACACTCCCGATTTCACTGCCGAGTTTGCAATATCCGGTTCATATGGGAGTCGAACTATGAGAAACACCAACTGACTCACCATAACAAAACGAAAGATGGAGAAGAGGAACCCACAAAGTTGAAGTGCGACCAGTGCGAAAAG gTATTCATCTGGCACAAAGATCTCAATCGTCACAAACGACTGCATCAGCCTCAGTCGGCTGCCCAGTTCGACTGTCCCCATTGCCATCGTAGGTTCCACCGCAAGGATGGCCTAAAGTCCCACCTAAAAGTGCACGCCGGAAATTCAGATTACGTAAATAATCAGCCTGTCGTACCTGACGCTTACCAGGAAATGACTCTGGCCAGACTGGGTCGTCCTCACGGTTGCAAGCTGATTCAGTGCATGATCTGTCTCTCACGTCACTCAAAGATCAGTGATCTCAGGTCTCACATGAGCTCCCATCAATATGAACTCAGTTTTACCGAAGACAGAGATATTCCAAGTGCCTCGAGAGCCTTTTACCCAGATCTGGAAAATACCTTAGAACGAGATGAACTGGCCGGAAGGATTATGGCTGATGTGCAAAAGGAGTTTAACTTAGACCGTTTTATTTCCATCACAAACGAGGCCGGCCTGGAGCTGAATCTCGATAGTAGCGAAACTGATACTGAGGCCGAGCAGGAGGAGGATCAGTCATCTCCAAACTATCCTTGCAACCTCTGTACGGTGGTTGTAAAGAGAAAGCATCAGTTGTATGCCCACCAACTGGAGGAGCACAAGTGGGAGGAGGCGCTCCTGGTATGTTCCAACTGCCAGGCTAGATTTGTCAATGAATCTTTGCTCGATCACCACTCCAGAACCCTTTGCCACAATCCGCAAAAGCTCTTCCAGTGCCGTAAGTGTCCGCTTCGTTACCGCTGGCGGGACAATCTGAAGCTCCACATGGAAGTATTCCATCAGCTAGATGAGCTGTCAATCCAGAATGATTCACCCAAAGCAGATGGCGATCTGCAGTGCGGAAAGTGTCAGCGCAGCTTTAGGATGCAAAAGGATCTCACGCGTCATACATTAATGCACGGTCAGGAATCAAACATCTTCCGATGCCGTTGGTGTGCACGTCGCTTTTATCGCAAAGCCAATCTTTTACAGCACATCGCACGTCACGGGATAATTGTAAACCAGTTGCCTTATGCTGAGGCTATACTGGACTCATATGTGAATCCTGGTGGCCGAAAAAAGGTGGAGTGCCGAGTGTGCAACGTAAGCTTTCCCACCATCGCGGCTTTGCGACTGCATCTGGAAACCATGCCCGCCGGTAGTCACCACGACTACTCCTCGCTTCAAAACTACTCGATTACCAACCAAATGGGCTTCGAGATGGATTTGGATGATTCCGAgactgatgatgatgaggctAGGACACACACAAAACCACCAGGAGCTCCTGCCTCCTATACCTGCAATATGTGCCAACTGAGGTGTTTGCGGAAATTCGAGTTGTATCAACACCAGCAGGCTATGCACCGGATGGAAAAGATCTCCGACGGCTGTAATAGTTGCTTATTCAAGAGCGTTTGTCCAGAAATTATTTCCCACCACAAAAGAACTCAGTGCGAAAACCGAGAAAAGCAGTTCAAATGCGCACGCTGCGGTTACAAGTTCATGTGGGAGTCAAACCTTTTGCAGCACATGGAGTTGCAGCATGAAAAGCATGGGGATCTGGAGCTGGATGAGTCGAAGGAAGCGTCTGGTGACGAGCCAAAAGCCGAAGGTCAGGTCTTTCAGTGTGGACTTTGTACAAGGAAGTACAACCGCAAGGACCGGTTAAGTGCGCACTTGAAAAAATTCCATGGGCCTGACTGCAAACCGAATCCAGCGAAAACTTCAAACAGACCGATATCCCCTAAGGAACCAAAGCGTTTCCTGTGTGCTTTCTGCGGCAAAGCGGTCAGCTCCTCCTCCAACTTAATCATCCACATGCGTCGCCATACCGGTGAGAAGCCCTTCAAGTGCGAGTACTGCACCATGGCCTTCCCCCGATCCTCTGATCTCCAGTGCCACCGACGGACGCACACCGGCGAACGTCCACATGTATGCACAGTGTGTCAAAAGGGATTCGCCCGCTCctacaagctgcagcagcacatGCGAATCCACAGCGGGGAGAGGCCCTACAAGTGCACCTACTGCGAGAAGAGCTTCACGCAATCCAACGACCTGACCCTGCACATCCGGCGGCACACTGGCGAGCGTCCCTACCAATGCGGCGTCTGCGGAGAGCGCTTCATCCAGGGCACTGCTTTAAAGAACCATCGCATGCAGCAGAGCCACTACGAGGAGGGTCAGGAATCAGGACAGGAGCCCACGAGGCGCACGGTTCTGGAGCAGTTTACTCTATGA
- the LOC6538522 gene encoding zinc finger protein Xfin isoform X1 has product MLPSDICRTCAAQNNQLLPLSTRLDRDASKSYYAVLQELTQIDVESSDDNLPQHLCTECWTRMEGAYAFVQQARRVNGELLARLRECLDEMPIDIPAEQNIKTEVDLDDGGNKPGVEVDATETEALELKWQPESDSDQEFGAAPESDEDQVEKKSYHLRRSSRKVKQPVESENEECKPSEEPSPVKRRRGRPPGPAKSQAMTTDGRHACEVCGKTFSWYRDMQRHARIHFENASYVCDICGKGFLRKDKYIFHLRCHKKREAKWKALQLGKEWRFAERLYSSGRLKRVECKLCGSIFQRMEELRTHLRSHADVETLTNLRRDSDVVREHFPGLPCDLDNIRQQICSEIAEGHLEKYACVVNFHGYELGLSDSDEESDSKESKYHCLVCNMSFNRKHRLMRHTLEDHSQSATTLPWQRCSSCKVGFLCLTIYNKHLNTHCHSQIRRYRCRKCSGRFMWPENLQRHACSHHEEKTIASQIMCSLCETSLASLSQLRLHLLTHQHDLNGINPAYNSMFFRSFYPDGLKCTISDLAARIAEDFEVQDFDRYYNASTESGQELDLFESESELSDVETSKPTHICLLCGEVTSSLTILMQHQISAHSDGVTELPCHCEYCGSGFVSKALLQQHRRHRCEKKHSRFHCRVCNIRFIWESNYEKHQLTHHNKTKDGEEEPTKLKCDQCEKVFIWHKDLNRHKRLHQPQSAAQFDCPHCHRRFHRKDGLKSHLKVHAGNSDYVNNQPVVPDAYQEMTLARLGRPHGCKLIQCMICLSRHSKISDLRSHMSSHQYELSFTEDRDIPSASRAFYPDLENTLERDELAGRIMADVQKEFNLDRFISITNEAGLELNLDSSETDTEAEQEEDQSSPNYPCNLCTVVVKRKHQLYAHQLEEHKWEEALLVCSNCQARFVNESLLDHHSRTLCHNPQKLFQCRKCPLRYRWRDNLKLHMEVFHQLDELSIQNDSPKADGDLQCGKCQRSFRMQKDLTRHTLMHGQESNIFRCRWCARRFYRKANLLQHIARHGIIVNQLPYAEAILDSYVNPGGRKKVECRVCNVSFPTIAALRLHLETMPAGSHHDYSSLQNYSITNQMGFEMDLDDSETDDDEARTHTKPPGAPASYTCNMCQLRCLRKFELYQHQQAMHRMEKISDGCNSCLFKSVCPEIISHHKRTQCENREKQFKCARCGYKFMWESNLLQHMELQHEKHGDLELDESKEASGDEPKAEGQVFQCGLCTRKYNRKDRLSAHLKKFHGPDCKPNPAKTSNRPISPKEPKRFLCAFCGKAVSSSSNLIIHMRRHTGEKPFKCEYCTMAFPRSSDLQCHRRTHTGERPHVCTVCQKGFARSYKLQQHMRIHSGERPYKCTYCEKSFTQSNDLTLHIRRHTGERPYQCGVCGERFIQGTALKNHRMQQSHYEEGQESGQEPTRRTVLEQFTL; this is encoded by the exons ATGCTTCCGTCGGATATTTGCCGCACCTGTGCGGCGCAGAACAACCAATTGCTGCCCTTGTCCACTCGCCTGGACAGAGACGCCTCCAAAAGCTACTATGCGGTGCTCCAGGAACTGACGCAAATCGAT GTGGAGAGCTCCGATGACAACCTGCCGCAACATCTATGCACCGAGTGCTGGACGCGAATGGAAGGTGCCTACGCCTTTGTGCAGCAGGCCAGGAGAGTCAATGGAGAGCTGCTGGCGCGGCTAAGGGAATGTCTGGATGAAATGCCCATTGATATTCCCGCGGAGCAGAACATTAAAACGGAAGTGGACCTCGATGATGGCGGCAACAAGCCCGGAGTGGAGGTGGACGCCACCGAAACGGAGGCTTTGGAGCTGAAGTGGCAACCGGAGAGTGACAGCGATCAGGAATTTGGTGCTGCGCCGGAAAGTGATGA AGATCAAGTGGAAAAGAAGTCCTATCATCTGCGTCGAAGCTCCCGAAAAGTAAAGCAGCCAGTGGAAAGCGAAAATGAGGA ATGTAAGCCATCTGAAGAACCATCGCCCGTTAAGCGCCGTCGAGGACGTCCACCTGGTCCAGCGAAAAGCCAAGCGATGACCACTGATGGCCGCCACGCATGTGAAGTGTGCGGAAAGACATTCTCCTGGTACCGCGACATGCAGCGCCACGCCAGGATCCACTTCGAGAACGCTTCCTACGTGTGCGATATCTGTGGCAAGGGATTTCTGCGCAAGGACAAGTACATATTCCATCTACGATGCCACAAGAAGCGGGAAGCCAAATGGAAAGCTCTCCAGCTCGGAAAAGAGTGGCGTTTTGCTGAGCGTCTCTACAGCTCAGGGAGGTTGAAAAGAGTGGAGTGTAAGCTGTGCGGGTCGATTTTCCAACGAATGGAGGAGCTTAGAACTCACCTAAGGAGTCATGCAGATGTGGAGACCTTAACCAACTTGAGAAGGGATAGTGACGTGGTAAGGGAGCATTTTCCTGGCTTGCCTTGTGACTTGGACAATATTAGGCAACAGATCTGCAGTGAAATAGCAGAAGGTCATTTGGAGAAGTATGCATGTGTTGTGAATTTCCACGGATACGAGCTGGGACTCAGTGATTCCGATGAGGAAAGCGACAGCAAAGAGTCTAAATACCATTGCTTGGTGTGCAATATGTCTTTCAATCGCAAACATCGTCTGATGAGACACACCCTGGAGGACCACTCCCAATCTGCGACAACGCTTCCCTGGCAGCGCTGCAGTTCCTGCAAAGTTGGTTTCCTATGCCTAACGATCTACAACAAACATTTGAACACGCATTGCCACAGCCAAATACGTAGATATCGGTGTCGTAAATGTTCCGGGAGGTTTATGTGGCCGGAAAACCTTCAAAGACACGCGTGCTCCCACCACGAGGAGAAAACGATTGCCAGCCAAATAATGTGCTCCTTGTGCGAAACCTCGCTAGCTAGCTTATCGCAACTTCGCCTTCACCTACTCACACACCAACATGATTTGAATGGCATTAATCCGGCGTACAATTCCATGTTCTTTCGGTCGTTTTATCCTGACGGTTTGAAGTGCACTATCTCGGATCTGGCTGCGCGTATAGCTGAGGATTTCGAGGTTCAGGACTTTGATCGCTATTATAACGCCAGCACCGAAAGTGGACAGGAGCTCGATCTTTTTGAATCCGAGTCAGAGTTGAGCGACGTGGAGACTTCAAAACCAACGCACATCTGTCTTTTATGTGGAGAAGTTACGAGTTCACTGACGATCCTGATGCAGCACCAAATAAGCGCACATTCCGATGGGGTGACTGAGCTTCCTTGTCACTGCGAGTACTGTGGATCTGGCTTCGTAAGCAAAGCCCTTCTACAACAACACCGTAGGCACCGCTGCGAAAAGAAACACTCCCGATTTCACTGCCGAGTTTGCAATATCCGGTTCATATGGGAGTCGAACTATGAGAAACACCAACTGACTCACCATAACAAAACGAAAGATGGAGAAGAGGAACCCACAAAGTTGAAGTGCGACCAGTGCGAAAAG gTATTCATCTGGCACAAAGATCTCAATCGTCACAAACGACTGCATCAGCCTCAGTCGGCTGCCCAGTTCGACTGTCCCCATTGCCATCGTAGGTTCCACCGCAAGGATGGCCTAAAGTCCCACCTAAAAGTGCACGCCGGAAATTCAGATTACGTAAATAATCAGCCTGTCGTACCTGACGCTTACCAGGAAATGACTCTGGCCAGACTGGGTCGTCCTCACGGTTGCAAGCTGATTCAGTGCATGATCTGTCTCTCACGTCACTCAAAGATCAGTGATCTCAGGTCTCACATGAGCTCCCATCAATATGAACTCAGTTTTACCGAAGACAGAGATATTCCAAGTGCCTCGAGAGCCTTTTACCCAGATCTGGAAAATACCTTAGAACGAGATGAACTGGCCGGAAGGATTATGGCTGATGTGCAAAAGGAGTTTAACTTAGACCGTTTTATTTCCATCACAAACGAGGCCGGCCTGGAGCTGAATCTCGATAGTAGCGAAACTGATACTGAGGCCGAGCAGGAGGAGGATCAGTCATCTCCAAACTATCCTTGCAACCTCTGTACGGTGGTTGTAAAGAGAAAGCATCAGTTGTATGCCCACCAACTGGAGGAGCACAAGTGGGAGGAGGCGCTCCTGGTATGTTCCAACTGCCAGGCTAGATTTGTCAATGAATCTTTGCTCGATCACCACTCCAGAACCCTTTGCCACAATCCGCAAAAGCTCTTCCAGTGCCGTAAGTGTCCGCTTCGTTACCGCTGGCGGGACAATCTGAAGCTCCACATGGAAGTATTCCATCAGCTAGATGAGCTGTCAATCCAGAATGATTCACCCAAAGCAGATGGCGATCTGCAGTGCGGAAAGTGTCAGCGCAGCTTTAGGATGCAAAAGGATCTCACGCGTCATACATTAATGCACGGTCAGGAATCAAACATCTTCCGATGCCGTTGGTGTGCACGTCGCTTTTATCGCAAAGCCAATCTTTTACAGCACATCGCACGTCACGGGATAATTGTAAACCAGTTGCCTTATGCTGAGGCTATACTGGACTCATATGTGAATCCTGGTGGCCGAAAAAAGGTGGAGTGCCGAGTGTGCAACGTAAGCTTTCCCACCATCGCGGCTTTGCGACTGCATCTGGAAACCATGCCCGCCGGTAGTCACCACGACTACTCCTCGCTTCAAAACTACTCGATTACCAACCAAATGGGCTTCGAGATGGATTTGGATGATTCCGAgactgatgatgatgaggctAGGACACACACAAAACCACCAGGAGCTCCTGCCTCCTATACCTGCAATATGTGCCAACTGAGGTGTTTGCGGAAATTCGAGTTGTATCAACACCAGCAGGCTATGCACCGGATGGAAAAGATCTCCGACGGCTGTAATAGTTGCTTATTCAAGAGCGTTTGTCCAGAAATTATTTCCCACCACAAAAGAACTCAGTGCGAAAACCGAGAAAAGCAGTTCAAATGCGCACGCTGCGGTTACAAGTTCATGTGGGAGTCAAACCTTTTGCAGCACATGGAGTTGCAGCATGAAAAGCATGGGGATCTGGAGCTGGATGAGTCGAAGGAAGCGTCTGGTGACGAGCCAAAAGCCGAAGGTCAGGTCTTTCAGTGTGGACTTTGTACAAGGAAGTACAACCGCAAGGACCGGTTAAGTGCGCACTTGAAAAAATTCCATGGGCCTGACTGCAAACCGAATCCAGCGAAAACTTCAAACAGACCGATATCCCCTAAGGAACCAAAGCGTTTCCTGTGTGCTTTCTGCGGCAAAGCGGTCAGCTCCTCCTCCAACTTAATCATCCACATGCGTCGCCATACCGGTGAGAAGCCCTTCAAGTGCGAGTACTGCACCATGGCCTTCCCCCGATCCTCTGATCTCCAGTGCCACCGACGGACGCACACCGGCGAACGTCCACATGTATGCACAGTGTGTCAAAAGGGATTCGCCCGCTCctacaagctgcagcagcacatGCGAATCCACAGCGGGGAGAGGCCCTACAAGTGCACCTACTGCGAGAAGAGCTTCACGCAATCCAACGACCTGACCCTGCACATCCGGCGGCACACTGGCGAGCGTCCCTACCAATGCGGCGTCTGCGGAGAGCGCTTCATCCAGGGCACTGCTTTAAAGAACCATCGCATGCAGCAGAGCCACTACGAGGAGGGTCAGGAATCAGGACAGGAGCCCACGAGGCGCACGGTTCTGGAGCAGTTTACTCTATGA